The proteins below are encoded in one region of Sporosarcina sp. FSL K6-1508:
- a CDS encoding transcriptional regulator yields the protein MRNKLTKSVEYNEPLDMMYIAADGSISKRRINVLQVGEVSFRAYCFLRKSKRTFTIDNVLALVPIVHKESMVI from the coding sequence GTGCGTAATAAATTAACCAAGTCAGTGGAATACAACGAGCCCTTAGATATGATGTACATAGCTGCAGACGGTTCAATCAGCAAACGAAGAATCAATGTACTGCAGGTCGGTGAGGTATCGTTCCGTGCATATTGTTTTCTACGTAAATCCAAGCGAACTTTTACAATTGATAACGTTTTAGCACTTGTTCCCATCGTACATAAAGAAAGCATGGTGATCTAA
- a CDS encoding ferredoxin, whose protein sequence is MPKYTIVDQDTCIACGACGAAAPDIYDYDDEGIAYVILDDNTGTAEVPEELMEDLEDAFDGCPTDSIKTADAPFDGDALKYED, encoded by the coding sequence ATGCCTAAATATACAATCGTTGATCAAGATACATGTATAGCGTGCGGTGCTTGTGGAGCTGCCGCCCCGGACATATACGATTATGACGACGAAGGAATCGCTTATGTTATCCTCGATGATAACACGGGTACAGCTGAAGTTCCAGAAGAACTGATGGAAGATTTGGAAGACGCTTTCGATGGCTGTCCAACTGATTCAATCAAAACTGCCGACGCACCATTTGATGGTGATGCGCTAAAATACGAAGATTAA
- a CDS encoding metallophosphoesterase → MKIKDDSLAEKKMSVFFISDIHRRKIDEKLLAKVQSSQKIDLVIIGGDLAERGVPLTRISENIRKLSQLGPLFYVWGNNDREAGEEEIRGIINRYGGKILDNESVGIPGHSQWGIGGTDDPSSRNVDIESTLRYIEQYENVILVTHTPSIFKKIEQFYQPRLMLAGHTHGGQIRFGKYGLQERGEFRLEKGRAKLVSNGYGTSTLPLRLGAKPECHVIVINYGESVLKECSD, encoded by the coding sequence ATGAAGATTAAAGATGACAGCTTAGCTGAAAAAAAAATGTCGGTGTTTTTCATTTCGGATATTCATCGGCGCAAAATAGATGAAAAGCTGCTGGCAAAAGTACAGTCTTCCCAGAAAATAGATCTTGTTATCATTGGCGGTGACCTTGCTGAAAGGGGCGTGCCTCTTACAAGGATATCCGAAAACATCCGTAAATTATCACAATTGGGACCATTGTTTTATGTATGGGGTAATAATGACCGTGAAGCTGGAGAAGAGGAAATCAGGGGGATTATTAACCGATATGGCGGGAAAATCCTTGACAATGAAAGTGTAGGTATTCCAGGGCATTCGCAATGGGGCATAGGAGGAACGGATGATCCATCAAGCCGCAATGTCGATATTGAATCGACTCTCCGTTATATCGAGCAATATGAGAATGTCATTCTCGTCACCCACACGCCTTCGATCTTCAAGAAAATAGAGCAGTTCTATCAGCCCCGACTGATGCTTGCGGGGCATACGCATGGCGGACAGATACGATTTGGTAAATACGGTCTGCAAGAAAGAGGTGAGTTCCGGTTGGAGAAAGGCAGAGCGAAGCTGGTCAGTAATGGATATGGCACATCTACGTTGCCACTCAGACTTGGTGCGAAGCCTGAATGTCATGTTATCGTAATCAATTACGGGGAAAGCGTACTAAAGGAGTGTTCTGATTAA
- a CDS encoding ATP-binding protein: protein MNRIWNSIVGKLWATILLLVSFVLFIVTALLLEFLDNFHTQQAEDSLRREATTIGKIVQDHESESSMQLIIHDILDKETNAMIVGPGREVTYSFHKGLNKDRIENKILNESIFPFDQKMDTQVVKEMILPSNTEDDVMEQYLVLSYPFEIENEMAGTVIIYQSLEAVHRTTKRTTHIVFLSALIAFILTTFFAFFLSTRITLPLRSLRQAAFELSKGNFDTRLPVSQNDEIGQLATAFNQMGRQLKYHVELINQDKEQLSSILTSMTDAVITFNRDYTILVSNPQAERLLQNWYFKDAAQEGNHHIPPGIFHMLEHAITFAEEVDDELELGGQFYGISISPLYSGNSIRGAVAVLRDMTDQHKLEKLRSDFIANVSHELRTPISMLQGYSEAIIDGVTKNDEERDEMVQIIHDESKRMGRLVTDLLDLARMESGHMRLYKDDLSMIPFLGRIINKFMQVAREANVELSFDFPEEKELISNVDEDRMEQVFTNLIDNAIRHTPDGGSVRLSIEKFVDMLEIKVTDTGVGIREEDLPYIFERFYKADKARTRGKGGTGLGLAIAKSIIDSHGGRITAARGEIEGTIFSCTLPLKKM, encoded by the coding sequence ATGAATAGAATATGGAATTCAATTGTCGGGAAGCTATGGGCAACCATATTGCTTCTCGTTTCATTTGTCCTCTTTATCGTGACAGCTCTACTTCTTGAATTCCTTGATAATTTCCATACGCAGCAAGCTGAAGATTCCTTGCGCAGGGAAGCAACGACAATAGGGAAAATCGTTCAGGACCATGAAAGTGAATCGTCAATGCAATTGATTATTCACGACATTCTCGATAAGGAAACGAATGCAATGATTGTAGGACCCGGTCGGGAAGTTACCTATTCTTTCCATAAAGGATTGAATAAGGACAGAATTGAGAACAAAATCCTGAACGAATCCATCTTTCCATTTGATCAAAAGATGGATACCCAGGTCGTAAAAGAAATGATTCTTCCTTCGAATACTGAAGACGATGTTATGGAACAATATCTTGTTCTGTCATATCCGTTTGAAATAGAAAATGAAATGGCCGGGACAGTAATCATTTACCAAAGTCTTGAAGCTGTTCATAGGACTACAAAGAGAACAACACATATCGTATTTTTATCAGCACTTATTGCATTTATATTAACGACATTTTTTGCATTCTTTCTGTCTACAAGAATCACGTTACCACTGAGAAGCTTAAGACAAGCCGCTTTTGAATTGTCCAAAGGGAATTTCGATACACGGTTGCCTGTTTCGCAAAATGATGAAATTGGTCAGCTCGCCACTGCATTTAATCAGATGGGAAGGCAGCTTAAATACCATGTCGAACTTATTAATCAGGACAAAGAGCAATTATCAAGTATTCTAACATCAATGACGGATGCTGTTATTACGTTCAACAGGGATTACACGATTTTGGTAAGTAATCCGCAGGCTGAACGGCTATTGCAAAATTGGTATTTCAAGGACGCTGCGCAAGAAGGGAATCACCATATACCACCCGGGATTTTTCATATGCTCGAACATGCTATTACGTTCGCTGAGGAAGTTGACGATGAATTGGAACTGGGCGGTCAGTTTTATGGGATTTCAATCAGTCCACTCTATAGCGGTAATAGTATTCGCGGCGCAGTTGCCGTTTTAAGGGATATGACGGATCAGCACAAGCTCGAAAAACTCCGCTCCGATTTTATTGCAAATGTTTCCCATGAACTTCGGACGCCTATTTCCATGCTTCAAGGATACAGTGAAGCAATTATCGACGGTGTAACGAAAAATGACGAAGAACGGGATGAAATGGTTCAAATTATACATGATGAATCGAAACGAATGGGCAGACTTGTCACCGATCTTCTTGATCTTGCACGAATGGAATCAGGTCATATGCGGCTTTACAAAGATGATTTATCGATGATCCCATTTTTGGGTAGGATTATCAATAAATTCATGCAGGTTGCGCGTGAAGCGAATGTTGAGTTGTCATTTGATTTCCCGGAAGAAAAAGAATTGATTTCAAATGTGGACGAGGATCGTATGGAGCAAGTATTTACAAATTTAATCGACAATGCAATTCGTCATACTCCTGATGGTGGAAGCGTCAGGCTTAGTATCGAAAAATTTGTCGATATGCTTGAAATAAAAGTTACGGATACAGGTGTCGGGATTCGAGAAGAGGATTTACCGTATATCTTTGAACGTTTCTACAAAGCGGATAAAGCAAGAACCAGGGGGAAAGGCGGAACTGGCCTTGGTTTAGCAATTGCCAAAAGTATTATTGACTCACATGGCGGCAGGATCACCGCTGCAAGAGGTGAAATTGAAGGCACGATTTTTAGTTGCACCCTGCCGTTAAAAAAGATGTAA
- a CDS encoding YolD-like family protein, which yields MLDNNRDRGMQKWQGLMLPEHVKLIRELSENENYIQQSLLDDWELQQIQDELEVAYKRQCMAEVTAWRKGKHITYIGKVSELDHRLNLISVEGPFGEDRIPVVDVVKVQSMD from the coding sequence TTGTTAGATAACAATCGCGATAGAGGTATGCAGAAGTGGCAAGGTTTGATGTTACCAGAACACGTTAAACTGATCCGCGAGTTGAGTGAAAATGAAAACTACATACAGCAGTCGTTACTCGACGATTGGGAGCTTCAGCAAATTCAAGATGAATTAGAAGTCGCATATAAACGACAATGTATGGCGGAGGTCACAGCATGGCGCAAAGGGAAACATATAACGTACATCGGTAAAGTTTCGGAACTCGACCACCGTCTTAATTTAATTTCGGTAGAGGGGCCATTCGGTGAAGATAGGATACCAGTTGTGGATGTCGTTAAAGTGCAGAGTATGGATTAA
- a CDS encoding RNA polymerase sigma factor SigX, whose protein sequence is MDDSVFHRLYEQYHQDVFKFLIYLTRDRDHAEDLMHEVYVRVLRAYAGFEGKSSEKTWLFSIAKNVAIDHFRKNTVRKKHLFDKFDWEKSELVSTGILPEELLTLSEEMQELLQALNTCTGDQKMVIIMRYFQDLTIAETAAILSWTEGKVKTTQHRAIKALQKKLNALPTEGGKLDDPQRLERQQD, encoded by the coding sequence ATGGACGACTCCGTTTTCCATCGGCTCTACGAACAGTACCATCAGGATGTATTCAAGTTTCTTATCTATTTGACGAGGGACCGTGATCATGCTGAAGACCTTATGCATGAAGTCTATGTGAGGGTACTGCGCGCTTACGCCGGTTTTGAGGGGAAAAGTTCCGAGAAGACATGGCTCTTTTCAATTGCTAAAAATGTAGCAATCGACCATTTCAGGAAAAATACTGTTCGTAAAAAGCATCTGTTCGATAAATTTGACTGGGAAAAGAGTGAACTTGTATCGACAGGTATCCTGCCGGAGGAACTCCTAACACTCAGTGAAGAGATGCAAGAGCTTCTACAAGCACTAAATACGTGTACTGGTGATCAGAAAATGGTTATCATCATGCGCTATTTCCAGGATCTTACCATAGCTGAAACAGCTGCTATTCTTAGCTGGACAGAAGGCAAAGTGAAGACAACACAACATAGGGCGATCAAAGCTTTACAAAAGAAATTGAATGCTCTTCCGACAGAAGGGGGGAAACTAGATGACCCACAAAGATTGGAACGACAACAAGATTGA
- a CDS encoding phage holin — MDKDKISQYIALFGGWLSAVLLFLGTLNVKFEWFNAASIEAFVAVLIAFIPFALLLYGVYKNTYRLTEKAKKQERALKQRGLK; from the coding sequence ATGGATAAAGATAAAATTTCTCAATATATAGCACTATTTGGGGGATGGCTATCAGCTGTCCTTTTATTTTTGGGAACACTTAATGTAAAATTCGAGTGGTTTAATGCAGCAAGTATCGAAGCTTTTGTTGCAGTGTTGATTGCTTTTATCCCGTTTGCTTTGTTGCTTTATGGCGTCTATAAAAACACGTACAGGTTGACTGAAAAAGCAAAGAAGCAGGAGCGAGCACTTAAACAACGGGGGTTGAAGTAA
- a CDS encoding YpdA family putative bacillithiol disulfide reductase → MLQKDVIVVGGGPCGLSAAIELQKQGLDVLVIEKGNIVNSIYHYPTHQTFFSSSMKLSIGDIPFITAIEKPKRNDALVYYRKVAELKEIPIHSFEKVEDIKKVSAGFHVLTEKGEYLSENVVIATGYYDNPNLLGIEGEDLPNVFHYFKEAHPFFRKKVVVIGGKNSSIDAALELERAGALVTVIYRGTDYSPSVKPWILPGFDSLVRSGEIAMHFNADVVKITDSAVTMEIAGEWFDIENEYVFAMIGYHPDHTFLKKAGILIDEESGRPSFDEKTMETNIEGLFIAGVIAAGNNANEIFIENGKFHGELIAHAINAKQNTTK, encoded by the coding sequence ATGTTACAAAAAGACGTAATTGTGGTAGGAGGAGGTCCTTGTGGCCTTTCCGCAGCAATAGAATTGCAAAAACAGGGACTGGATGTTCTTGTAATCGAAAAAGGTAATATCGTTAATTCGATTTATCATTACCCGACGCACCAGACTTTTTTCAGTTCAAGCATGAAGTTGTCCATTGGGGATATTCCATTCATCACCGCAATTGAAAAACCGAAGCGAAATGACGCTCTAGTTTATTACCGAAAAGTTGCGGAGCTGAAAGAAATACCTATCCATAGTTTTGAAAAGGTAGAGGATATTAAGAAAGTAAGTGCAGGATTTCATGTTTTGACGGAAAAAGGAGAATATTTATCGGAAAATGTTGTAATCGCCACAGGCTATTACGACAATCCAAACTTACTGGGCATTGAAGGGGAGGATCTTCCGAATGTCTTCCATTATTTTAAAGAAGCGCATCCTTTCTTTAGAAAAAAAGTGGTTGTCATCGGAGGAAAGAACTCCTCAATCGATGCTGCTCTCGAGTTGGAACGTGCAGGGGCGCTAGTTACCGTTATTTATCGGGGCACCGATTATTCACCGAGTGTAAAGCCTTGGATTTTGCCTGGATTTGATAGCCTTGTCCGAAGTGGGGAGATAGCCATGCATTTTAATGCAGATGTCGTCAAAATTACGGACTCTGCCGTCACCATGGAAATAGCTGGTGAATGGTTTGACATTGAAAATGAGTATGTCTTCGCGATGATCGGCTATCACCCAGACCATACTTTCCTAAAAAAGGCTGGCATTTTAATTGATGAGGAAAGTGGTCGTCCCTCTTTTGACGAAAAAACAATGGAAACGAATATCGAAGGGCTTTTCATCGCAGGGGTTATCGCTGCGGGTAATAACGCAAATGAAATTTTTATCGAGAACGGCAAGTTTCATGGTGAACTAATTGCCCATGCGATCAATGCTAAACAAAATACTACAAAATGA
- a CDS encoding ECF transporter S component → MNNKKLRKMILIAILGSISTVLMQFNFPLPALPGFLKIDFSEIPAVLAIMTMGPVAGIGVELLKNVLHWFFSGSPTGVPVGEIANFMTGILFIMPIYFIFNKFRTTKGLTTGLIAGTVTMAVGMTVLNYFVFLPMYTYFLNFPPYTGDALFTVVVLGILPFNLIKGVMLLMISLLLYNSMKKWIAQQRTQLAS, encoded by the coding sequence ATGAATAACAAAAAGTTACGAAAGATGATTCTCATCGCAATACTTGGGAGTATCTCAACTGTTTTGATGCAGTTTAACTTTCCGTTACCTGCGTTGCCCGGATTCCTGAAAATTGATTTCAGTGAGATTCCCGCGGTGTTAGCGATAATGACAATGGGGCCGGTTGCCGGCATCGGTGTTGAGCTTCTTAAGAACGTGCTGCATTGGTTCTTTTCGGGAAGTCCTACAGGTGTTCCTGTTGGTGAAATTGCAAACTTCATGACAGGTATACTTTTCATTATGCCGATTTATTTTATTTTCAATAAGTTCCGGACAACTAAAGGTCTTACGACCGGTCTGATCGCCGGTACAGTTACTATGGCTGTCGGAATGACAGTATTGAATTATTTCGTGTTTTTACCAATGTACACATACTTCCTTAACTTCCCGCCTTACACAGGTGATGCGTTATTTACGGTAGTGGTACTTGGGATTTTACCATTTAATCTTATTAAAGGTGTAATGCTTTTAATGATCTCATTGCTTCTCTATAACAGCATGAAAAAATGGATAGCCCAACAGCGTACTCAATTAGCATCTTAA
- a CDS encoding helix-turn-helix domain-containing protein → MNLSSILLTIISRIDGERTIYAGLHLLRGKRSGQTLQDVEYYGLKEFFGILPKLSAERFDESSQQLKDRGFISTMHDSFVKLTEQGRTEATKVPSYRFNGWDYRGREVIFFYRLSLAVQTVSNFKAREKLFMPAQKDRDIQSFVKMVLQNQPIGDPAFAKGISEELRLCITRSGMEEIQRTIITHRLSGYGLTGWTWDQLADKLKLNPFDIRLLFIESLHMMLAVIISSTDLPFLRKIAESVKVSTYLTDSSVKTKQLFDRGFSLEEIVTARNLKKSTIEDHFVEMSINDTEFPLIQFVSSDDVEAVVEKVREIGTRRLRLLKSEFEMLSYFQLRLILGARTGGDN, encoded by the coding sequence ATGAATCTATCTTCAATACTATTAACCATCATTAGCAGAATAGATGGTGAACGAACAATCTATGCCGGACTTCACCTCTTACGCGGCAAACGATCAGGACAAACATTGCAAGATGTTGAATACTATGGTTTGAAAGAATTCTTTGGTATTTTACCGAAACTGTCAGCTGAACGATTTGACGAGTCCTCTCAACAATTAAAAGATAGGGGATTCATATCAACAATGCATGATTCGTTTGTCAAACTAACGGAGCAAGGTCGAACGGAAGCAACCAAAGTACCTTCCTACCGATTTAACGGCTGGGATTATAGAGGCAGGGAAGTGATATTCTTTTACAGGTTATCGCTTGCAGTACAGACTGTTTCGAATTTCAAAGCAAGAGAAAAATTGTTTATGCCCGCTCAAAAAGACCGAGATATTCAGTCTTTTGTCAAAATGGTACTACAAAATCAGCCAATCGGTGATCCTGCATTTGCAAAAGGTATCAGCGAGGAGCTTCGGCTATGCATTACTCGAAGCGGGATGGAAGAGATACAAAGAACAATCATCACCCATCGCTTGAGCGGTTATGGCCTGACTGGCTGGACGTGGGATCAATTAGCGGATAAGTTGAAACTAAATCCATTCGACATCCGTCTACTATTTATAGAAAGCCTACATATGATGTTGGCTGTTATTATCTCGTCTACCGATTTGCCTTTTTTGCGAAAAATAGCCGAAAGTGTCAAGGTTTCGACATACTTGACGGATTCGTCTGTAAAAACGAAACAGCTATTCGACCGAGGTTTTTCTCTCGAAGAGATTGTGACGGCGCGCAACTTGAAAAAGAGTACAATTGAAGATCACTTCGTTGAAATGTCTATTAACGATACAGAATTCCCCCTAATACAGTTCGTTTCCTCGGATGATGTTGAGGCAGTGGTTGAAAAAGTGCGAGAAATCGGAACCCGTAGACTTCGCCTGCTAAAGTCTGAATTCGAAATGCTATCCTATTTTCAACTCCGCCTCATCCTAGGTGCGCGAACTGGAGGAGATAACTAA
- a CDS encoding DNA-directed RNA polymerase subunit alpha C-terminal domain-containing protein, producing the protein MTNHIIIRFDKEKYLNESIEMLELNVRLYNILKNNHIHTLRDLISRNVKDIGTLPGIGPVLRNELLEVYYEIKSETE; encoded by the coding sequence ATGACTAATCACATTATCATCCGCTTTGACAAAGAAAAATATTTAAACGAATCAATTGAGATGCTAGAATTGAATGTGCGACTATATAATATATTGAAGAATAACCACATACATACACTGCGAGATTTGATATCAAGAAACGTTAAGGATATTGGCACACTACCTGGTATTGGCCCTGTGTTAAGAAATGAATTATTGGAAGTGTATTACGAGATTAAATCGGAAACTGAATAA
- a CDS encoding CD1375 family protein has translation MVFPYMVPVYGLLVKAGAREIGSLPEQYQIPVAEYLAGQVEK, from the coding sequence ATGGTATTTCCATACATGGTGCCAGTTTACGGTCTATTGGTTAAAGCAGGAGCGCGTGAGATTGGTAGTTTACCTGAGCAGTATCAGATTCCGGTTGCGGAGTATTTGGCTGGGCAGGTTGAGAAGTAA
- a CDS encoding peptidoglycan recognition protein family protein — MAYTIVNSYIPESLYKLKAPYPMKPEYVTIHNTYNDATAANEIAYMTRNNTVVAYHVAIDDKQAVQAIPFSRSAYHAGDGQGKGNRASIGIEICYSKSGGPKYVAAEENTIEYVAHVLKQYGWGIDRVKWHRDWSGKNCPHRIIEEGRLQSVKDRIVAKLKELNNPAPPKEGVSKLYEPTSKAIKDSTEEVLKQLEAGDNGLSSIWRKKLNDVSLTDSDAIGLLFVAVSRGLLSK; from the coding sequence ATGGCATACACAATCGTCAACAGCTATATCCCAGAATCACTTTACAAACTAAAAGCACCGTATCCCATGAAACCGGAATACGTGACCATCCACAATACTTATAACGACGCTACGGCAGCCAACGAGATTGCTTATATGACTCGCAACAATACGGTGGTAGCTTATCACGTCGCTATCGATGACAAGCAAGCCGTACAAGCCATCCCGTTTAGTCGAAGCGCTTATCATGCAGGGGATGGTCAGGGCAAAGGTAATCGGGCATCTATCGGAATTGAAATCTGTTATTCGAAATCTGGCGGGCCGAAGTATGTTGCTGCAGAAGAAAATACCATCGAATATGTAGCTCACGTGCTGAAGCAATACGGTTGGGGAATCGATCGCGTAAAATGGCATCGGGATTGGTCGGGTAAGAATTGTCCGCACCGAATAATTGAAGAAGGACGCTTACAGTCAGTTAAAGACCGGATAGTGGCAAAATTGAAAGAGTTGAATAACCCAGCACCACCAAAAGAGGGAGTGAGCAAATTGTACGAACCTACATCAAAGGCGATTAAAGATTCTACAGAAGAGGTATTGAAACAGTTAGAAGCGGGCGACAATGGACTGTCTAGCATCTGGCGCAAGAAGTTGAACGACGTTTCGTTGACGGACTCGGATGCTATCGGATTACTCTTTGTGGCTGTTAGCCGAGGATTGTTAAGCAAATAA
- a CDS encoding LysM peptidoglycan-binding domain-containing protein, which yields MKNDDYKTEFEEHRKEISLDEGLDDGKLPSRTDLHRKGRKPRKKSSHTMINIILGLFTLIPVVILVYIISDFYTPGDRTSAKGGETGTLFEMNSETSDEKNAVADKGEEKKATNKDDEKTAVQSENEKETKVEEKPVSKPVVNVNPVPEKKPVVKAEPKPDKRPVEKPASKSHTVASNENLYRISLKYYGNGSGVAKIKSANGLSSDEISVGQTLVIP from the coding sequence ATGAAAAATGATGATTATAAAACTGAATTTGAAGAGCACAGGAAGGAGATCAGTCTAGACGAAGGTCTTGATGATGGCAAGCTTCCATCACGTACCGACTTGCATAGAAAAGGCCGTAAGCCTAGAAAGAAATCCAGTCATACGATGATTAATATTATCCTTGGACTATTTACACTCATTCCGGTTGTCATCTTAGTTTACATCATTTCTGATTTTTATACTCCAGGAGATCGAACGTCTGCAAAAGGTGGAGAAACAGGCACACTCTTCGAGATGAACAGTGAGACGTCTGATGAAAAAAACGCTGTTGCTGATAAGGGCGAAGAAAAGAAAGCAACCAATAAAGATGACGAGAAAACTGCTGTTCAATCAGAAAATGAAAAAGAAACAAAGGTTGAAGAAAAACCAGTATCTAAACCTGTAGTGAATGTTAACCCAGTACCTGAGAAGAAACCGGTCGTAAAGGCGGAACCGAAGCCAGACAAGAGACCGGTAGAAAAGCCTGCGTCAAAGTCGCATACAGTTGCGAGTAATGAAAATCTTTATCGTATCTCATTGAAATACTACGGCAATGGTTCGGGTGTCGCAAAAATCAAAAGCGCAAATGGTTTATCATCGGATGAGATTAGTGTGGGGCAGACGCTTGTCATTCCTTAA
- a CDS encoding RecQ family ATP-dependent DNA helicase — protein MTIHQLLKDKFGFEQFRAGQEDVIRDVIAGKDTIAILPTGIGKSLCYQLPAYVLGGTVLIVSPLVALMEDQVAIMKRNGEKSVVALNSFLSYSEKNRIMRELERYKFIFISPEMLLQKNVAAHFRNIQLSLLVVDEAHCISQWGFDFRPEYLRIGEFFEGLNRPGILALTATADDKVKADICHYLQLHMPAIHQRSLDRPNISYSIVKVESGMMKTEWIKNRLVTTPGPGIIYVASRKRADELSLLLQEIGISAASYHAGKEQEDRAFIQEQFITGEISWICATNAFGMGIHKDNIRQVIHEHVPQAIASYIQEVGRAGRDGELSAATLLFSSDDEGRTRFIIQDDIPQEWEIKHYEGLLVENYPSAEAAELARISETGKRVIDYYIERMPIEDVIIRMNELKREKEAQLQTMLGLIHTEKCIREEILGFFGEDCETKPTFCCSVCGTADDLRLDGQKPIISDKHMMDWDERLTQLLG, from the coding sequence ATGACTATTCATCAATTATTGAAAGACAAGTTTGGATTTGAACAATTCAGGGCAGGTCAGGAAGATGTCATCCGTGATGTGATTGCGGGCAAGGACACGATTGCCATTTTACCAACTGGCATAGGGAAGTCGCTTTGCTATCAATTGCCAGCCTATGTTCTTGGAGGCACTGTCTTAATTGTTTCACCGCTTGTTGCATTGATGGAAGACCAGGTGGCAATTATGAAACGGAACGGTGAAAAAAGTGTCGTTGCGTTAAATTCATTTCTATCATACTCTGAGAAAAATAGAATAATGAGGGAATTGGAACGCTATAAATTCATTTTCATATCACCCGAAATGCTGTTGCAAAAAAATGTGGCCGCTCATTTTCGAAACATTCAATTGTCGCTACTTGTAGTCGATGAAGCACATTGTATTTCTCAATGGGGATTCGATTTCAGACCTGAATATTTACGAATAGGGGAATTTTTCGAAGGGCTGAATCGACCGGGTATTCTTGCACTTACTGCAACAGCAGACGATAAAGTAAAAGCTGATATTTGCCATTACCTGCAACTTCACATGCCTGCAATCCATCAGCGTTCGCTGGACCGCCCAAATATTTCGTATTCAATTGTCAAAGTAGAGAGTGGAATGATGAAAACGGAATGGATTAAGAACCGTCTAGTAACTACGCCGGGGCCTGGAATCATCTATGTAGCGTCGCGAAAACGTGCGGATGAACTATCTTTACTGCTTCAGGAGATAGGTATCTCCGCCGCATCCTATCACGCAGGTAAAGAGCAGGAAGATCGAGCATTCATCCAAGAACAATTTATCACTGGTGAAATAAGTTGGATATGTGCTACAAATGCGTTTGGAATGGGTATACATAAAGACAATATCCGCCAAGTGATTCACGAACATGTACCACAAGCCATTGCTAGTTACATTCAGGAAGTAGGCCGAGCGGGCCGTGATGGTGAATTATCGGCGGCAACATTACTATTTTCATCCGACGATGAAGGAAGAACACGTTTCATCATCCAGGATGATATTCCTCAAGAATGGGAAATCAAACACTATGAAGGTCTTCTGGTGGAAAATTATCCTTCTGCTGAGGCTGCCGAATTGGCACGAATTAGCGAAACCGGCAAACGCGTCATAGACTACTACATCGAACGCATGCCGATAGAAGATGTCATTATTCGGATGAATGAATTAAAACGTGAGAAAGAGGCACAACTACAGACGATGCTCGGACTGATTCATACGGAAAAATGTATTCGGGAGGAGATCTTAGGTTTTTTTGGCGAGGATTGCGAAACAAAGCCGACGTTTTGCTGTTCAGTTTGCGGAACAGCAGATGATCTAAGACTTGATGGACAAAAGCCCATTATATCCGACAAACATATGATGGATTGGGATGAAAGGCTTACTCAACTTCTAGGCTAA
- a CDS encoding YolD-like family protein, whose translation MSTSLSQKPKTERMMKLTTIPKPKSKSTAVAGPKLSETDFLEIGERIGESKEFNIEVDITIYAQKRYETVTGIVTEVDGQQGRLSLQVGYDRIKINMNNIVSVK comes from the coding sequence ATGAGTACTTCGCTAAGTCAGAAACCCAAAACTGAAAGGATGATGAAATTGACGACAATTCCTAAACCGAAATCAAAGTCAACTGCAGTGGCAGGACCTAAACTATCCGAAACCGATTTTCTTGAAATTGGCGAGAGAATTGGTGAATCAAAAGAATTCAATATAGAAGTAGACATTACGATTTATGCTCAAAAGCGGTATGAGACAGTTACAGGGATTGTTACAGAAGTCGATGGCCAACAAGGTAGATTATCGTTGCAAGTGGGTTACGACAGAATAAAAATCAACATGAATAATATTGTGAGCGTGAAATGA